A region of the Candidatus Zixiibacteriota bacterium genome:
GGCCCAGCCTCGGCGATAACGCCATAGCCTTTGAGAACGGCGGATATATTCATCTGCTGGAGCTTCCGGCAGAGCAGTTGCGCAAGGTGACTGTCAATCTTATTACTGACCATCATACCGTCCGCCCCGAATTTGTCAAACTTGCCGACAGAGTATCTGATTTTGATATCGCCCCGGATGGCAAACGGGGTCTCTTTGTCGCTCGCGGCGAACTGTTCACGGTGCCGGCAAAGGAAGGAGAAACCCGCAATCTGACCGGGCAGACCTCCGGGGCGCGGGAAAGCGCCGCCCGCTGGTCGCCAGACGGGAAATGGATATCTTATATCTCTGACGAGAACGGCGAGGGCGAGATTTACCTGGTCGCAACCAACGGAAAAGAGAAGGTGCGTCTCACCAACGACGGGCATTGCCGACGCTTTACGCCGGAATGGTCACCCGACAGCAAAATGCTGGTCTTTTCCGACAAGGAACTGAATCTATACTACATCGATATCGCTTCCCGGAAAACGACCAGAATCGACAAGTCGGAGCGGAATGAAATTCGCAATTATGTCTGGTCGCCCGACAGCAAATTCCTGGCGTATAATAAGACGCTGGACAATAATATCATGGCTATCTTTGTCTATTCATTTGCCGATGGCAAAGTCCGCCAGATTACCCCCGGATTTACAAACGACTACGCTCCCGCTTTCGACCCGGAAGGAAAGTATCTGTATTTCCTCTCGGAGCGGAATTTCAATCCGATGCTGGGCAGTTACGAATTCTTCTCCATCAATAACGCCATTACCAATCTGTACCTGATTCTTCTATCGGCCGATGAAAAATCCCCTTTTGAGCCAAAAGAAGAAGAGGCTGTCGAGGAAAAGAAAGATGAAAAGCCCAAGGAAGGCAAGAAAGGCGGCAAAGAAGAATCACCGGAGGAAAAACCGGTAGAAGTAAAAATTGATTTTGAAGGCATCTACAGCCGTCAGGTCGCCTTCGACCTTCCCGCCGGCGAATATGATGGCATCGCGGCGATTAAGGGGGCGGTCTTCTATTTTTCATTTCCGCTATCGGGGCTGAAGGGAAGAATTGGAAAAGATGAGACGGTCCTGCACAAGTATGACCTGAAAGAGAAGAAAGATTCCGATTTTGCGGTCGGGCTGAACAATTATTCTCTCACCGCCAAAGGCGATAAGATAATGATTCGGAAAGGGAACGACTTCTTCATCACCGAAACCGGAGGCAAGAAAGCTGACTTAGAGGAGAAGCGGGTTGACCTTTCCCGGATGGAGATGAAAGTTGACCATCTGGTCGAGTATAATCAGATGTACAAAGAAGCCTGGCGTCTGCAACGGGACTATTTTTACGACCCCAACATGCACGGCGTTGACTGGAAGAAGATGCATGACCGCTACGCCGCCATGCTCCCCTTTGTCCAGCACCGCTACGACCTGACCTATCTAATAGGCGAGATGATTGGGGAGCTCTGCTGCTCGCACACCTACACCGGCGGGGGCGAGATGCCGCAGGTCAGACCCAGCAGAATCGGGCTACTCGGGGTCGATTTCGAAGTTGATGAAGCATCGAACCGTATCAAGATTGCTCGTATCCTGCAGGGAGAAAACTGGGATGAGCAGCTGCGCTCTCCCCTGCGTGATCCCGGGGTGAATGTTAAGGAAGGAGAATACTTGCTGGCGATAAACGGCCTTCCGATAACCGGCGATATTGACCCCTATTCTTTGACGGAGAATATGGTCGGCAAGAAAATCACTTTGACAGTGAATAATCGTCCCGATATGACCGGCGCCCGTGAAGTCACCGTCAAGCCGATTGCCGAGGAAGAAATCCTTCGCTATTATAACTGGGTGGAAGAGCGACGTCGCTATGTCGATTCCGTATCCGGCGGAAAAATCGGATATCTCCATATTCCCGATATGGATACTTTCGGGCTGGTGCGTTTTATGAAAATGTTCTACCACCAGATACGCAAGGAAGGATTGATAATCGATGTCCGGTACAACGGCGGGGGATTTGTTTCGACTCTGATTCTGCAAAGGCTGCGACAGGAACTGCGGGCGATGGGGGCATCGCGCAACTTCAAAGAAGCCCCGCGCGGCATCTACGCCCATATGATTACACTGACCAATGAGTTCTCCTGCTCTGACGGCGATTATTTCCCCTATTTCTTCAGAGAATATAAATTGGGACCCTTAATGGGCAAACGGACCTGGGGAGGAGTGGTCGGTATTCGCGGATTCCCCTCTCTTCTTGACGGCGGCTACTGCACTGTCCCGGAATTCTCCATTTATGACCTCAAAGGAAACTGGATTATGGAGAATGTGGGAGTCGTGCCGGATATGGAAGTGGAGAATCTGCCGGAACGATTGGTCGCCGGATATGATGACCAGCTTCTTCAAGCTCTGGAGTACTTGAATAAAAAGATTAAAGAGGAGCCTCATATTTTGCCGCCGCGGCCGGCACCCCCTACTCCGCGGTGATGATGACTCTGTAAACCGTCAAGCGACTAAACTGCAAAGAGGAAGGGTTTCTTTCCCTTCCTCTTTTTGCTTCTGCGCGGTCATCGCGCTATGTTCAATCAAACATTTCGTTGACATTTATCCATTTTGAAGTATACTGAAAATATAATTCGACCTTACTGCAGAATCTAGAGGAATTGACAGCGCATCGTTACAGAGATAAATTGAAGGCACCAATTCCTTCTCCAGCGGCAGGAAAGCAGAGACTTAAAATCGGGCTCCTTCCCCTGCTTGTCACTTTATTGATATTGGCGTCAACGCCATCTTCCGCCGCCACAGAATACTACTTTAAATTTACAGTCGATTCCCGCGAACAGATTGCGTCGCTGACCAGGATTGTCTCCATTGATAATGTTAGAGGTGATACTGTCTATGCCTACGCCAATGAGCAGGAAATGAGCGCCTTCCAGAAGCTGAATCTTGCCTACACCCTCCTGCCTCACCCGGGAAAACTTCTGGTTCCCAGGATGACAGCCTTGCCGGCGGAAATGCTCGACTGGGACAGCTATCCCACCTACACCGCTTATGTCGATATGATGAACCAATTCGCCGCCAGTTACCCCAATCTTTGCACCATCTATGATGCCGGGTTATCGCTCCAGGGAAGGCAGATACTCTTCGCCCGTATCTCAGACAATGTCGGCGCGGAAGAAGATGAGCCGGAAGTGATGTACACCAGTTCCATTCATGGTGATGAACTTACCGGATATGTTCTGATGTTGCGGCTTATTGATTATCTGTTGAGTAATTATGGCGCCGATTCTCTGGTCACCCGTCTGGTGGACAGCTGCGATATCTGGATTAATCCGTTAGCCAACCCGGATGGCACCTATGCCGGCGGCAACAATAGTGTCTATTCGGCGACTCGCGGGAACGCCAATGGCGTCGATTTGAACCGGAATTTTCCCGATCCGGAGAACGGCGACCACCCGGATGGCCGTGTCTGGCAACCGGAAACGGTAGTTATGATGAATCTGGCAGGAGCGAGAAACTTTGTCATCTCGGCGAATTTTCATGGCGGTATTGAGGTGGTCAACTACCCCTGGGATACCTGGCCCCGGTGGCATCCAGACAATGACTGGTATGTCTATGTCTGCCGCCAGTACGCCGAGACCGCCCAGGCTTACAGCCCGGTCGGGTATATGAATGACCTGGTGGATGGAATAACCAATGGATACGCCTGGTACGAGGTGAACGGCGGCCGACAGGATTTTATGAACTGGTGGCATCACTGCCGGGAAGTAACTATCGAGATTTCTGGAACCAAACTTCTCAATCCGGCGCTCCTGCCGGCTCACTGGGATTATAACCAGGTAGCCTTTCTGGACTGGCTGGAGAATTCGCTTTACGGCATTCGGGGAATCGTTACTGATATTTCGACCGGGTTGCCGCTTGATGGCAAAATGAGAATCTTATCACATGATTTTGACAGCTCTGAAGTCCGGACCGATCCGGCGGTCGGCAATTACCACCGAATGATATTCCCGGGAACATATGAGATTGAATTCAGCGCTGATGGATACTTCCCTGATACTGTCCATTCAGTAACGGTGGCGCCGTACAGCGCCACTCGTGTCGATATCGCCTTGGAACCGCTTTATCTTTGCGGAGATGCCAACGGCAACGGCCTGGTGAATATTCTCGATGTCGCTTACCTTTTGCAGTACCTTTATCGCAGTGGTTTACCGCCTGAACCCTTTGCCGCCGGCGATGCCGACGGCAATGGCAAAATTGGTATTCTCGATGCCACTTATATCATAGGGTATCTATATAAGCAGGGACCGGCTCCTGTCTGCCGCTAATAAATTATCAGTATTCTGATAAGAACCCGGCTCAATTAAGCCGGGTTTTCCATTGATATTGCCTTATACACTTTGCTGATTGTCCGGATTTATAAATCGAGGATAAAAAGAAAGGGAAGGAGCCAGAGGTTCCTTCCCTCAGAGAGTATATAAACCAAATTACAGAGTAACCTGAACGTGGCACTGTCCGCAGACAGCCTTGTAGTTGGCGCCATCGCCATTCTCGCCATAGTTGGCCGCTCCGGTCGCCCAAATCAGACCAAAAGCGCGGGTATTGCCGTGTGCCTTATGGCAAGACATACAGGACGGAGTCAAATCTGTCGGAGTGGATGCTCCCATAGCGGTTCCCCAGGTTCCCCAGTTGCCGGTCGGAGACATAACCTGCACCCGATAGGCGCGAGCGCCGAAAGCGCGGCTGATACTGGAATGTCCACCACCCTGTGCGCCGATATTGGCGTCGGCGGTGGGGTGACGATACCATTCCTGACCGGCGGTGCCGGCGGTATTGCGCATGTTGGCGTCAGCTGACGAACCGTGGAAATTGGTATGACACTGTTTGCAGAAGTCACCATAAGCGGAAACGGCGGCATTCGGCTCGTTGAAATCAACATTCCGAATGTCGTAGTGGTCGCCGCCATAGCTTGCCGAACGCTCGAATACATCTCTACCCAGGTCGTTGGTTCCTACCGCATAAGAGACACCGGCGGTATTGGTGCCGGTAATATTAAAGGCAAGATTGCGATAAGCGCTGGTAGAAACTCCGCCCGTCGGCGCCGGGTTGCCACGGCCATGCTGCGTATGACAGTTGATGCAATTGAGACCATCCGGGTTTGACCAGTTCCCGCCGGGAGCGGCGTCGGTGCTTCCCAGAGTATGACCGGTAGCGTCAAAATATGGCGCGACATTGTCGCGATTCAGGGCGCCGGCCTGACGACCGTTAGTCGGAAGCGCTCCGCCATTCTCAGCGAGAACATCAGGAGCAAACGACTGATTGTCATGGCAGGTCAGGCAAAGGTCATTAATATGATTTCTCAGCAGGTAGTGGTAAGGACCATCGGTGCCCAAATCTACCGTAATGCCGGTGCCATTGGCATTGTAGCCGTGCGTCTGGCTATAGTGCATAACATGGCATTCCTGACAAGCCAGTGTCGTCCCCGTATGATAGTCACCGGCGATAGCGCTGCTCATCACTAATGCCACTAAAGCAGTTAAGAGATAAAGTACCTTCCTCATTGTGCTTCTCATTTCACCTCCTTTCATTTTGATATTCTTCATTCCGAAATCTTTCCGTTCCATAATTTCTCCTTTTGAGATACAAGATTGAATCGACATTTCTTCTCTTAATTGAGTTTCCTTCGCTTCATTTGCAACCTTTCCTGCCACAATTAGCCTTTTCTGGGGTAAAGATATGAGACCGTTTGGTAATGTCTGATGTCGTTTGCTGTCGGTAACGGTCTCATTAAGCTGCTCGAATTCAGGAACTTGTAATTAGCGAGTAAATTTGTCTCTTATTGATATCAAACCTAATTTTTACCTTGTGAAAAGAATAACAAAATAGTCCTGATTTGTCAAGCACAAAATTGGACAAATTTAATAATATTTGCGCCCCCATTATGGAATTTCAGTATAAAGATTACTTTAATGTAAGGTTTTATATATGAATCACTTAAGCAGGAATCGCTGAATCCGGTTGCCAACCTTCTCAGAGACAAAAAAGTGCCCATCCCCTGAAAATACGATGCCGGCAGGATATTGATACTCACCAAGTTTGTACCCAAATCCCCCCACCTGAACGAGCATATCCCCTTCGGGATTATAGACTTTGACAACCTGTCGGAGACCGTCTGTAACCCAGATGAGAGTGCCATCAATGGAGTCTTTTGAGACGGCAATTCCGGAAGGAAGCGATAGGTCGGGCTCTTCGATATCATGCCCGGCGAATCCTGAGATATAGTTGCCGGCGGTATCAAAAATCTTGATTGCCGGCACGGAATAAAGGTCGGTCATGTACAGCAGCCCGTCACTTTCGGTAACTGCAAGAATTGTATTCAGTTCGGATGGAAGCGGTCCTTTTTTGCCTATCACCCGAATCAATTTAAGATTCTTATCCAGCATTAATAAGGCGGTAATATTGCCGGTAACACCGAGATAGAGATTGTCAGCGACATCAATTGCCAGGCATTCCGGGCGCGCTTTGACCGCGCTATCACCAAGAATCTGCCCCACCGTGAGCTTTTCCAGCGGTGTCCCCCGGAAATCAAGGACTTCCAGATATTCAACCAGGTTATCGATGACAATAATCTCGCCGAGGCTGTTCACCGCCACCGCTTTCGGTTCCCCCTTTATAATCATACCGGTATAGCGGTCCCGTACGAAATGGTCAAAGGAATAAAGCGGTTTTAGATTCCGGTCATAGATTAAAATCCGGTTGTTGCCGGCATCGGCTACAGTCAGCTCTCCGGAGCGCTTATCAAAAAAGATAGCGCGTGGGCTCCGCAGATTAATCCCCATCCCATCGTCGAAGGTAATGGCATCAAAAGTTATCCGCGAAGCGATGTCGCCGGTTTCCGATATTTTGGGAATTATCAAGAAGAGCGCGAGAAGCAGAAGCAGATATAAATATCTTGAGCCGCGCATAAACCGCCTAATCAAAAAGCGCTGTCAGGTCCTGAACCGCTTCTTCGACCATTTGACGGGCAAGAGCCTCTGCTGATTTTATCGCTCCGATACCGAAGGCAACCTCACCCCGGTCGCCGCGACCATTGTTAGTCGCTACCCAGACGGTCTTCTTGCTGCGGCAGTCAATCATTCGGCAATTAAGGGAAACTTGCGGGACTCGCCCCAGGTAACTGTTGTCATATTCCTCGAATTCCAGCACGGCGCCGGTCAGGATGAAGTCGAGGTCTAAGCGGGAAGCGAGAGTATCGATTTGCGCCTCAGTAATTTGGGTAGATGAGCGCACCCGGAACTGCCGCAAGAGGTCATAAGTCTCTCCGTACTCAACGGTTTCAAACTTCTTAATCCCTTTCATGATGGTCTGGAAGTAATCGGTTATCTTCTCCGCCGCTTTCTCCGTGCCGCTCAGGTTCTCAAAAGGGATTACCGCCACTCGCGAGGTCGATGGGAACCTCTCTTCAATCCTCTTCTTGGCAACCATCTGGGTAGCGCATCCCCCTAAAGAGAAAAGAATCGCCGCCGCCAGCATCAGCGACATAGTTTCCCGCATCAATCCCCGGTTCATTTCAGACTCCTGGCAAATGCCCTAACCGCCTCGCGGCAGACTTTGGCTGTCATTTCACCGAGGGTATGGGTTTCGCCGAAAGAAAAGACCGGAAATTTCGGTCCCCCTTTCTGGGTCTGCTCAAAACTCCAGACTACTTTTCCGGTCTGGCAGTCAATGAAGCGAACAATTATAGAGACCAGCGGAAATTCCGTCTGTCCCGAGCGGACCATGCCGTAGTCTTTCACGGCGCCGACAAAAATCCCCTCCACCTTAGCCTCTCGCCCGATGGCTATAGCATCCTCGCTTGAAAACGATTCCGGTAAATTTAGCGGCATCTCTTTTATCACTGCCCTGGTTGCTTTCGAGAAGTCACCGGCGTTGGCGACTTCAATATCTTTTAGAAAGAGAAGTTCCGTCCGGAAACTGGAGGTCACCTTTTCTCCGGCGTTGTTATCGCTGCTTAAATTCGAGAAAGTCATTAAGCCGACCCGGCTGTAGAAACCAAAATCAGCCTCTTCATTGACATAGACCCGATACCCGCCGCACGAAGACAATAGAAGCAAGAGAAGCGGCAGGAACAAGATTGAGATTTTCATATTATGTAACCTGTTTCTATATTTTTATATTCAAATTCATCTGAAGCGACCTGTTGATTGCTCTTCCCTCCGCCTGATACTCTGTCCGGCTGTACAGATAGCCGGTAATCAGGGTTATCTGGCGGCTCAAATATGTCACCAGTTCGAGATTGAAGGTCCGGGGACGGGTCACTTTTTCTGCCAATGGCAGACCGGCGCCAGCGGCTTCTTCTCTTGCCTGGCGTTGACTGTTGAAGGCAAAATAGAAGCTGAATGCCCGGCGGAAACTGTAACTGATATATCCATTCCAGGCGCCGCTGCTGTTGCGGCTGCCGACATTAAACTCGCTGTAGATATAAGTAAGATTCAAGTTCAGATTGGGACGGGGATTATAGGATAAGCCGAGATTGAAATTTTGAGAGTAACTTCGTCCCAAACGAAGCTTCGCCCCCTGGTACAGCGATGTAAATCCCACCCGTCCTTCCATCTTGCGGTTTATGGTAAGCCTCGTATCGACCGAGCCGTTGCTTTGGTACCGGGAGTTGTCGTCGATCGGGTCGCTGTTATGCATTACCGAGAAATCGACATAGGTTCGCATATAATAGTAAGGTTTGAAGCTGAAAGAGAAAAAGTAATTGTCCAGAGCGTATTGGCTCTTATCGATAACGGCTACAGTATTGCCGACAGTATCGGTCAAGGTAATCAGCCGGTCAGACTGCTGATAGACGGTGCGGTTGAAGCTAAGTCGGCTGTCGACACCGCTTCGAAAATAACGGCTCAGCCCGGCGCCAAAAGAAATATATTCGACAATCCGGTTCCCGCCGCTTTCATCACTAATCTGGTAACTCTTGGTCAATTGAAAATTGAGATATCCGGTCGGCGCCAGTCCGGCCTGAGCGGAAATATTCTGATTTCCGGCGTCAAGCTCGCCGGCCCGTTCAAGCACCTCGATAAATCTTCCCGAATATG
Encoded here:
- a CDS encoding PDZ domain-containing protein, yielding MKRDFMVTLLFLVFFSCLGMAQDTNEARLLRFPDVSRDNITFIYAGDIYVAPRGGGQAIRITSHEGYEFFPKFSPDGKMIAFGGKYDGDYSVYVIPTGGGSPKRLTFHPGIQNTSERFGPENIVMGWSKDSSKVLFRSRAESMTWWDGRAYLVDTSGGLPRPLPMAVAGFTSFSPDSKKVAYCPIYRDFRTWKRYKGGMAQDIWIYDLENNSSEKITDWVGTDNMPMWYGDKIYFNSDRTGTLNIFCYDTKTKETRQVTKFTEYDVRWPSLGDNAIAFENGGYIHLLELPAEQLRKVTVNLITDHHTVRPEFVKLADRVSDFDIAPDGKRGLFVARGELFTVPAKEGETRNLTGQTSGARESAARWSPDGKWISYISDENGEGEIYLVATNGKEKVRLTNDGHCRRFTPEWSPDSKMLVFSDKELNLYYIDIASRKTTRIDKSERNEIRNYVWSPDSKFLAYNKTLDNNIMAIFVYSFADGKVRQITPGFTNDYAPAFDPEGKYLYFLSERNFNPMLGSYEFFSINNAITNLYLILLSADEKSPFEPKEEEAVEEKKDEKPKEGKKGGKEESPEEKPVEVKIDFEGIYSRQVAFDLPAGEYDGIAAIKGAVFYFSFPLSGLKGRIGKDETVLHKYDLKEKKDSDFAVGLNNYSLTAKGDKIMIRKGNDFFITETGGKKADLEEKRVDLSRMEMKVDHLVEYNQMYKEAWRLQRDYFYDPNMHGVDWKKMHDRYAAMLPFVQHRYDLTYLIGEMIGELCCSHTYTGGGEMPQVRPSRIGLLGVDFEVDEASNRIKIARILQGENWDEQLRSPLRDPGVNVKEGEYLLAINGLPITGDIDPYSLTENMVGKKITLTVNNRPDMTGAREVTVKPIAEEEILRYYNWVEERRRYVDSVSGGKIGYLHIPDMDTFGLVRFMKMFYHQIRKEGLIIDVRYNGGGFVSTLILQRLRQELRAMGASRNFKEAPRGIYAHMITLTNEFSCSDGDYFPYFFREYKLGPLMGKRTWGGVVGIRGFPSLLDGGYCTVPEFSIYDLKGNWIMENVGVVPDMEVENLPERLVAGYDDQLLQALEYLNKKIKEEPHILPPRPAPPTPR
- a CDS encoding M14 family zinc carboxypeptidase; the protein is MKAPIPSPAAGKQRLKIGLLPLLVTLLILASTPSSAATEYYFKFTVDSREQIASLTRIVSIDNVRGDTVYAYANEQEMSAFQKLNLAYTLLPHPGKLLVPRMTALPAEMLDWDSYPTYTAYVDMMNQFAASYPNLCTIYDAGLSLQGRQILFARISDNVGAEEDEPEVMYTSSIHGDELTGYVLMLRLIDYLLSNYGADSLVTRLVDSCDIWINPLANPDGTYAGGNNSVYSATRGNANGVDLNRNFPDPENGDHPDGRVWQPETVVMMNLAGARNFVISANFHGGIEVVNYPWDTWPRWHPDNDWYVYVCRQYAETAQAYSPVGYMNDLVDGITNGYAWYEVNGGRQDFMNWWHHCREVTIEISGTKLLNPALLPAHWDYNQVAFLDWLENSLYGIRGIVTDISTGLPLDGKMRILSHDFDSSEVRTDPAVGNYHRMIFPGTYEIEFSADGYFPDTVHSVTVAPYSATRVDIALEPLYLCGDANGNGLVNILDVAYLLQYLYRSGLPPEPFAAGDADGNGKIGILDATYIIGYLYKQGPAPVCR
- a CDS encoding cytochrome c3 family protein, which translates into the protein MERKDFGMKNIKMKGGEMRSTMRKVLYLLTALVALVMSSAIAGDYHTGTTLACQECHVMHYSQTHGYNANGTGITVDLGTDGPYHYLLRNHINDLCLTCHDNQSFAPDVLAENGGALPTNGRQAGALNRDNVAPYFDATGHTLGSTDAAPGGNWSNPDGLNCINCHTQHGRGNPAPTGGVSTSAYRNLAFNITGTNTAGVSYAVGTNDLGRDVFERSASYGGDHYDIRNVDFNEPNAAVSAYGDFCKQCHTNFHGSSADANMRNTAGTAGQEWYRHPTADANIGAQGGGHSSISRAFGARAYRVQVMSPTGNWGTWGTAMGASTPTDLTPSCMSCHKAHGNTRAFGLIWATGAANYGENGDGANYKAVCGQCHVQVTL
- a CDS encoding NHL repeat-containing protein; the encoded protein is MRGSRYLYLLLLLALFLIIPKISETGDIASRITFDAITFDDGMGINLRSPRAIFFDKRSGELTVADAGNNRILIYDRNLKPLYSFDHFVRDRYTGMIIKGEPKAVAVNSLGEIIVIDNLVEYLEVLDFRGTPLEKLTVGQILGDSAVKARPECLAIDVADNLYLGVTGNITALLMLDKNLKLIRVIGKKGPLPSELNTILAVTESDGLLYMTDLYSVPAIKIFDTAGNYISGFAGHDIEEPDLSLPSGIAVSKDSIDGTLIWVTDGLRQVVKVYNPEGDMLVQVGGFGYKLGEYQYPAGIVFSGDGHFFVSEKVGNRIQRFLLK